One Eubacteriales bacterium mix99 genomic window carries:
- a CDS encoding HlyD family efflux transporter periplasmic adaptor subunit, with protein MAAFLVIGRRKVKFRFFVFLALLLSAVFCIYTYLAEKGSPIASAYTSVDYGEVRMTVRSPAVIIRKESMYTAPSYGKAVPLAANGAAVQKDQPVAVLYKESYDPDKAGQLYTVQEKITQYQQNQLPGQVLDGDMEKLKTDSNTLVLSVQEMIRKNDWDSIAQKENQLRTLLAQKQKLLDLQTKPDSYLKGLYNEEADIRKQMKAWTVSVKAPETGLISFQLDGYENILGIDTADQLTKGDFKQILEQPSPEEKNKKGKEAKAEQPFFRMVDPHSKWYAVVPSEDKDIYFNTGEEIQVSLEGKDPLPARICQVHRENGNSFFIMEFSGGVEKVMSKRILPIHIQKSAEGLCVPEKALMVHDGKRGVFLKNGSENLFIEVTVRALSNGQAVVESVSDNLVLKLHDQVMTGRGRE; from the coding sequence ATGGCAGCATTCTTGGTGATTGGCCGGCGCAAGGTAAAGTTCCGATTTTTTGTCTTCCTGGCATTGCTGCTTTCAGCAGTCTTCTGTATTTATACTTATTTGGCAGAGAAGGGTTCTCCAATTGCTTCCGCCTATACATCCGTGGACTATGGTGAAGTCCGTATGACAGTCCGCAGCCCCGCCGTTATTATACGGAAAGAATCCATGTACACGGCTCCCTCCTATGGAAAAGCGGTACCTCTTGCAGCAAATGGTGCTGCCGTTCAAAAGGACCAGCCAGTGGCTGTATTGTATAAAGAAAGTTACGATCCAGATAAGGCGGGACAGCTTTATACCGTTCAGGAGAAAATCACCCAGTATCAGCAGAACCAATTGCCCGGCCAGGTTCTGGATGGCGATATGGAAAAGCTGAAGACGGATAGCAATACATTGGTTCTGAGTGTTCAGGAAATGATCCGGAAGAACGATTGGGATTCCATTGCGCAGAAAGAAAATCAGCTTCGTACCCTGCTGGCGCAGAAGCAAAAGCTGTTGGATCTGCAAACGAAGCCGGATTCTTACCTGAAAGGGCTCTACAATGAGGAAGCAGATATCCGGAAGCAAATGAAAGCCTGGACGGTTTCCGTCAAAGCGCCGGAGACCGGATTGATCAGCTTTCAGCTGGATGGATACGAAAACATCCTGGGTATCGATACAGCGGATCAGCTAACGAAGGGGGACTTCAAGCAAATACTGGAACAGCCTTCTCCGGAAGAAAAAAATAAGAAGGGGAAAGAAGCAAAGGCAGAGCAGCCTTTTTTCAGAATGGTGGACCCTCACAGTAAATGGTATGCCGTTGTTCCATCCGAGGATAAGGATATTTACTTCAACACGGGGGAGGAAATACAGGTATCCCTGGAAGGGAAAGATCCTCTGCCTGCAAGGATCTGTCAGGTCCACAGGGAAAATGGAAACTCCTTTTTTATAATGGAGTTTTCGGGCGGGGTGGAAAAAGTCATGAGCAAGCGAATTCTACCCATTCATATCCAGAAATCAGCCGAAGGTCTTTGCGTACCGGAAAAGGCCCTGATGGTTCATGACGGGAAACGAGGTGTCTTTTTAAAGAATGGAAGTGAGAACCTTTTTATTGAGGTAACAGTTCGGGCTTTGTCCAATGGACAAGCTGTTGTGGAGTCCGTTTCAGATAATCTGGTACTGAAGCTTCATGACCAGGTGATGACGGGCAGAGGGCGGGAGTGA
- the rpsA gene encoding 30S ribosomal protein S1 — protein MDEKKDEIMEKNTAEADIGDEKKDGITENTAEAVDGEEKKDINPEESTAQSAGENKEETEGAEKPSDAAEPTEQEIGESVKKEPSAPKDATMESFDIVSLHPGQVVDGTVLTVTPDELIVNVGYKSDGIVTKDEIAFQDGKTVEESFHEGDKIKVEVLKVNDGEGNVVLSQKKIIKHKIWKEIEDAYQNKKEVTGVGKEVIKGGVLADIRGISAFVPASQLSVRYVADLSTFVGQDLRLRILETDKRRSRVVASQRVILEEEAAEQRNKVWDNIQEGQKITGEVKRLTNFGAFVDIGGVDGLIHISDLAWGHIRSPKEVVSEGQKVEVLVLSADRENNRISLGYKQTKPHPWDNIEEKYPVGQIFEGKIVRLASFGAFVELEPGVDGLVHISQISDKHVNKVEDVLKTGETVSVKVLNVKPRERRISLSIREAAEKKQEEAPRQKESPYVKEEMTVRMGDFFPKSKKTEDKE, from the coding sequence ATGGATGAAAAGAAAGACGAGATAATGGAAAAAAATACAGCGGAAGCTGATATCGGGGATGAAAAAAAAGACGGAATAACGGAAAATACAGCAGAAGCTGTTGATGGGGAAGAAAAAAAGGATATCAATCCGGAAGAAAGTACAGCGCAATCTGCTGGTGAAAATAAAGAAGAAACGGAAGGGGCCGAAAAGCCTTCCGACGCAGCGGAACCCACGGAACAGGAAATCGGGGAATCTGTCAAAAAAGAGCCTTCTGCTCCAAAGGATGCAACGATGGAGAGCTTTGACATTGTATCTCTTCATCCCGGACAGGTGGTGGACGGGACCGTTCTTACGGTTACCCCTGATGAATTGATCGTAAATGTGGGATATAAGTCCGATGGTATCGTCACCAAGGATGAAATCGCCTTCCAGGACGGCAAGACGGTGGAAGAGTCCTTCCATGAGGGAGATAAGATCAAGGTTGAGGTTCTGAAAGTCAACGACGGGGAAGGCAATGTCGTTCTTTCGCAGAAGAAAATAATCAAGCATAAAATTTGGAAGGAAATCGAAGACGCTTATCAAAATAAAAAAGAAGTTACAGGGGTCGGAAAAGAAGTCATTAAAGGCGGTGTGCTTGCTGACATAAGGGGAATCTCCGCATTTGTCCCTGCATCTCAGCTGTCGGTGCGTTATGTAGCAGACCTCAGCACATTTGTTGGTCAGGATCTTCGTCTCCGGATTCTGGAAACGGATAAAAGAAGGAGCAGGGTCGTTGCATCCCAGAGAGTCATATTGGAAGAGGAAGCTGCGGAGCAGCGAAACAAAGTTTGGGATAATATTCAGGAAGGCCAGAAAATTACCGGCGAGGTAAAGCGACTGACAAATTTCGGAGCTTTTGTCGACATCGGAGGAGTGGATGGCCTGATCCATATATCCGATCTGGCATGGGGTCATATCAGGAGCCCAAAGGAAGTCGTTTCAGAAGGGCAGAAGGTGGAAGTCCTTGTTCTGTCTGCCGATCGGGAGAACAATCGGATTTCTCTTGGATATAAGCAAACCAAGCCTCATCCGTGGGATAATATTGAAGAAAAATATCCGGTTGGACAGATTTTTGAAGGGAAAATTGTTCGGTTGGCATCCTTTGGCGCATTTGTTGAATTGGAACCTGGCGTAGACGGATTGGTTCATATCTCTCAGATATCCGACAAACACGTAAATAAAGTGGAGGACGTTCTGAAAACCGGAGAAACCGTTTCTGTCAAGGTTCTGAATGTCAAGCCCAGGGAAAGGCGGATTAGCCTCAGCATCCGGGAAGCTGCTGAAAAAAAGCAGGAGGAAGCTCCCAGGCAGAAGGAAAGCCCCTATGTAAAAGAAGAAATGACCGTTCGTATGGGTGACTTTTTTCCGAAAAGCAAAAAGACTGAAGATAAGGAATAA
- a CDS encoding sigma-70 family RNA polymerase sigma factor, with protein sequence MKENAEARKKEEQDGLLLAEYCKTRDIDLRNELAGRYLYIAEILSKKFSNRGIEYDDLYQVASLALLKALERYDITKGYKFSSFATPTIVGEIKNYFRDRSRIIRLPRKESELVKKTESARTYLSNQLGHSPTPTEIGEYLGITSERVLELMESNYETKAASLDYYIDTEGETDLMSIIGREEKDYRRIEDKDFVDRVMETLNDTERKVITERFYDGKSQREIAEEMGVSQMYISRMERRILERFRRYLKKDS encoded by the coding sequence ATGAAAGAAAATGCCGAAGCCCGGAAGAAGGAGGAACAGGATGGCCTCTTGCTGGCTGAGTACTGTAAAACCCGGGACATCGACCTGCGGAATGAACTTGCCGGCAGATACTTGTATATCGCTGAGATTCTCTCAAAGAAATTCTCCAACAGAGGCATCGAATATGATGATTTGTATCAAGTCGCGTCCCTTGCCTTGCTAAAGGCCCTGGAACGATATGACATTACAAAGGGGTACAAATTTTCCAGCTTTGCCACCCCGACCATCGTAGGGGAAATCAAGAATTACTTTCGGGACAGGAGCCGGATCATACGACTGCCACGAAAGGAAAGCGAACTTGTCAAAAAAACAGAAAGCGCCAGGACATACCTTTCCAACCAATTGGGTCATTCCCCGACTCCAACGGAAATCGGCGAATATCTGGGCATTACTTCTGAAAGGGTTCTGGAGCTCATGGAATCCAATTATGAGACAAAAGCAGCTTCCCTGGATTATTATATTGACACGGAGGGGGAAACCGACCTCATGTCGATCATTGGGCGGGAAGAAAAAGACTATCGCCGGATAGAGGACAAGGATTTTGTTGACCGGGTGATGGAGACGCTGAACGATACGGAAAGGAAAGTCATTACCGAGCGCTTTTACGACGGAAAAAGCCAGAGGGAAATAGCAGAGGAGATGGGAGTTTCCCAAATGTATATTTCCAGGATGGAGCGCAGAATACTGGAACGTTTCCGCAGATATCTGAAAAAAGACAGTTAG
- a CDS encoding ATP-binding protein, producing the protein MSILFCKRITGCDSNCIRAMIHKMVNCIKTWRSLSDEEEYEFRLILNELIANGTVHGNKRLCDKTITVRIEAVDSGTIEITIQDEGAGFDYRRFFREGYPCDMDPYSERGRGLKLIRAICDDIMFNQTGNQIRIYKTIKKNAEK; encoded by the coding sequence GTGAGCATTTTGTTCTGTAAAAGAATTACTGGGTGTGATTCAAATTGTATCAGGGCCATGATTCACAAAATGGTGAATTGCATCAAAACCTGGAGAAGCTTGTCAGATGAAGAGGAATACGAATTTCGTCTTATATTGAACGAGTTGATTGCCAACGGGACGGTACACGGCAATAAAAGGCTTTGTGACAAGACAATTACTGTTCGGATCGAAGCCGTTGATTCCGGCACAATTGAAATCACAATCCAGGACGAAGGGGCGGGATTTGATTATCGACGTTTTTTCAGGGAAGGGTATCCCTGTGATATGGATCCCTATTCGGAGCGGGGACGTGGATTGAAGCTGATCCGGGCAATTTGTGATGATATCATGTTCAATCAGACAGGAAATCAAATCCGAATTTATAAAACCATAAAAAAGAATGCTGAAAAGTAA
- the spoVAD gene encoding stage V sporulation protein AD encodes MLVGRQSWRFDNPPVILASAAIGGPFESKSPLANDFDAFHDDIWLKQNSFEKAEVKLLEHVCQKVLEKAGLQGQDINFLISGDLDNQITSSSFAARSLAIPYIGVFGACSTSMEGLAVASKLLDNGGANYILTATASHNAATEKQFRYPTEYGAQKPPTSQWTVTGAGAAILGMEGNGPRVTSATIGHVVDMGVKDPFNMGEAMAPAAVDTIETHLKEMNVGPDYYDLIATGDLGFTGYALANELFQKHGIQLREGLYTDCGMLIYGKNAKVFSGGSGCACSATVTYGHLLNRMRRGELKKILITATGALMSPLSYQQKESIPCIAHAVSIESIQ; translated from the coding sequence ATGCTGGTAGGACGGCAATCCTGGAGATTTGACAATCCGCCTGTTATCCTGGCTTCTGCAGCGATAGGCGGTCCCTTTGAATCCAAATCCCCCCTGGCAAATGATTTTGATGCGTTTCATGATGATATCTGGCTAAAGCAGAACAGTTTTGAAAAGGCAGAAGTCAAACTGTTGGAGCATGTCTGCCAAAAAGTGCTTGAAAAAGCCGGATTGCAGGGTCAGGATATCAATTTTCTGATAAGCGGTGATCTGGATAATCAAATTACATCCAGCAGTTTTGCTGCAAGATCCCTGGCAATCCCCTATATAGGAGTATTTGGAGCCTGTTCCACTTCCATGGAGGGGTTGGCGGTCGCCAGCAAACTGCTGGACAATGGCGGTGCCAATTACATTCTTACGGCTACGGCAAGTCATAATGCAGCTACGGAAAAACAGTTCCGCTATCCGACGGAATACGGCGCCCAAAAACCTCCCACTTCACAATGGACGGTAACGGGAGCCGGTGCGGCAATCCTTGGGATGGAAGGCAATGGGCCGAGGGTCACATCGGCAACCATCGGCCATGTTGTGGATATGGGCGTCAAGGATCCATTCAATATGGGAGAGGCAATGGCTCCTGCTGCAGTGGATACCATAGAAACCCATTTGAAGGAGATGAATGTCGGACCGGACTATTACGATCTGATCGCAACAGGCGATCTTGGATTTACCGGCTATGCCTTAGCCAACGAACTCTTTCAGAAACATGGAATCCAGTTGCGGGAAGGTTTGTATACGGACTGCGGGATGCTGATTTACGGGAAAAATGCCAAAGTATTTTCCGGCGGCAGCGGCTGTGCCTGCAGTGCAACCGTTACTTACGGACATTTATTGAACCGGATGAGGCGGGGGGAACTGAAAAAAATCCTGATTACCGCGACAGGCGCCCTGATGTCGCCTTTGTCCTATCAGCAAAAGGAGAGCATACCATGTATTGCTCATGCGGTATCGATTGAGTCTATACAGTAA
- a CDS encoding RluA family pseudouridine synthase, translating into MPAPEDNGRRLDQYLAEKLPQYSRNHFQKFIRNGLVTVDAGPAKANHRIRAGERIVVVLSPPKEIRVVPENIDLNIVYEDGDIAVINKPQGMVVHPAPGHESGTLVNALLYHYDELSDLNGKFRPGIVHRIDKDTSGLLVIAKNNFAHSKLAEQLQKKEVSRQYLALAEDNIKQDSGTICAPMGRNPANRKKMAVVASGRNAVTHFRVLERFGFCTYLECKLETGRTHQIRVHLSHIGHPIMGDPLYGRHHQKFSLDGQALHAARLSLIHPRTGKYMEFSAPLPDYFEKLLKILRQQSKKF; encoded by the coding sequence ATGCCCGCCCCGGAAGATAATGGACGGAGACTGGATCAATATCTTGCAGAGAAATTGCCGCAGTATTCCAGAAACCATTTTCAGAAGTTCATCCGAAACGGCTTGGTTACCGTGGATGCAGGGCCTGCAAAGGCAAACCATCGGATCCGGGCAGGTGAACGGATTGTCGTTGTTCTGTCCCCTCCGAAGGAAATAAGAGTTGTACCGGAAAATATAGATCTGAACATTGTTTATGAAGACGGGGACATTGCTGTCATCAACAAGCCTCAGGGCATGGTGGTTCATCCTGCTCCAGGCCATGAGTCAGGCACTCTGGTCAATGCCCTGTTATATCACTATGACGAATTATCCGATCTCAACGGGAAATTCCGGCCCGGGATTGTTCATCGGATTGATAAGGATACCTCCGGACTTCTTGTGATAGCAAAAAACAACTTTGCTCACAGCAAGCTGGCAGAGCAACTGCAGAAAAAAGAAGTTTCCAGACAATATCTGGCTCTTGCCGAGGATAATATCAAGCAGGATTCCGGTACCATCTGTGCCCCCATGGGTCGGAATCCGGCCAATCGAAAGAAAATGGCGGTTGTTGCATCAGGACGGAATGCAGTGACCCACTTTCGGGTCCTGGAACGATTTGGTTTCTGCACCTATCTGGAATGTAAGCTGGAAACCGGCCGGACTCATCAGATACGGGTTCATCTCAGCCATATCGGTCATCCGATTATGGGAGATCCGCTATATGGAAGGCATCATCAGAAGTTTTCCCTGGACGGTCAGGCTCTTCATGCAGCCCGATTGTCTTTGATTCATCCCCGAACGGGAAAGTATATGGAATTTTCAGCACCTCTTCCGGATTATTTTGAGAAGTTGCTGAAAATATTGCGACAACAATCAAAAAAATTTTAG
- a CDS encoding DivIVA domain-containing protein: MSLTPMDIHNKEFARKFRGYQEDEVDEFLDAIVDEFEKLHKENIDLKDKVHALEDQVNQYKTMEQTLKDTLVTAQKTADEVTALAQQKAGMIQKDAEEQAHHVVESANDQVIEIRKEYQEAQKQMKLFQSKYRSLLETQIELISSDVAAADDSISPETKE, translated from the coding sequence ATGTCACTGACACCGATGGATATTCACAACAAGGAATTTGCCAGAAAATTCAGAGGGTATCAAGAAGATGAAGTTGACGAATTTCTGGATGCCATTGTGGATGAGTTCGAAAAGCTTCATAAGGAGAATATTGACCTGAAGGATAAGGTTCATGCATTGGAGGATCAGGTCAATCAATATAAAACCATGGAACAGACCTTAAAGGATACCCTGGTAACCGCGCAGAAGACAGCGGATGAAGTAACGGCGCTTGCACAGCAAAAAGCCGGGATGATACAAAAGGATGCAGAAGAGCAGGCACATCACGTTGTGGAAAGTGCCAACGACCAGGTAATAGAGATCCGAAAGGAATATCAGGAAGCTCAAAAGCAAATGAAGCTTTTCCAGTCCAAATATCGTTCTTTGCTGGAGACACAGATCGAACTGATCTCCAGTGATGTTGCCGCAGCAGACGATTCAATATCACCTGAAACAAAAGAATAG
- a CDS encoding YggT family protein: MAGLFVASLLKRIVLFLDIWSWLILIQSALTIFTHPGDQESRAVKLLTRITEPINGPFRRLLKKTGVLGMPVDMSPMLSLITLWVLSRLLNLLSESVGGF, encoded by the coding sequence TTGGCCGGTCTGTTCGTAGCTTCCCTCCTGAAAAGAATCGTACTCTTTCTGGATATCTGGTCATGGCTCATCCTTATCCAGTCTGCCCTCACGATTTTTACACACCCAGGGGATCAGGAATCCAGGGCCGTGAAGCTGCTTACCAGAATAACAGAGCCGATCAACGGCCCTTTCCGGCGGTTGCTGAAGAAGACCGGTGTTTTGGGGATGCCTGTGGATATGTCTCCTATGCTTTCCCTGATTACATTGTGGGTTTTATCCCGCCTGTTGAACCTGTTATCGGAAAGCGTAGGAGGATTTTAG
- the spoVAE gene encoding stage V sporulation protein AE, producing MTEYLWAFLVGGGICAIGQIMMDVFHMTPAHTMTALVVAGAVLGGLGLYDPLVEFAGAGATTPICSFGNSLLKGAMAEAERDGIIGVLTGIFEVTSAGISAAIIFGFIASLIFHPKG from the coding sequence ATGACAGAATATTTATGGGCTTTCCTGGTAGGCGGAGGAATTTGTGCAATAGGCCAGATTATGATGGATGTATTTCATATGACTCCGGCGCATACCATGACGGCATTGGTGGTTGCGGGTGCTGTCCTTGGAGGACTGGGCCTGTATGATCCCCTGGTGGAATTTGCCGGTGCAGGAGCCACCACTCCTATCTGCAGCTTTGGAAATTCCCTGCTTAAGGGAGCCATGGCCGAAGCGGAGAGAGATGGCATCATCGGCGTTCTGACCGGGATATTTGAAGTAACAAGTGCTGGCATCTCTGCCGCGATTATTTTTGGCTTTATTGCATCACTGATCTTTCATCCGAAGGGATAA
- the spoVAC gene encoding stage V sporulation protein AC, with translation MTGNQKKPTPAQKEYQELAKKSVPKRKVVPNTIRAFLVGGLICLFSQGLQEIFIHFFHFEKSQAGNPASAVLIMLSALLTGLGVYDHISQWAGAGTAVPITGFANSIASAAIEHRSEGYVLGVGGNMFKIAGPVIVFGTFSAFVVAIIKLIIKAIGGI, from the coding sequence ATGACAGGAAATCAAAAGAAACCAACTCCTGCTCAGAAGGAATATCAGGAATTGGCTAAAAAATCCGTTCCAAAGCGCAAAGTTGTTCCCAATACCATTCGGGCATTTTTGGTAGGCGGATTGATTTGCCTATTTTCGCAGGGGCTGCAGGAAATATTTATACATTTTTTTCATTTTGAAAAATCACAGGCAGGAAACCCGGCATCTGCAGTACTCATTATGCTATCTGCCCTGCTCACCGGATTGGGAGTTTATGATCATATTTCCCAATGGGCAGGCGCAGGCACAGCCGTACCGATTACCGGCTTTGCCAACAGTATTGCATCGGCAGCCATTGAACATCGAAGCGAAGGTTATGTATTGGGCGTAGGCGGCAATATGTTCAAAATAGCCGGACCGGTCATTGTGTTCGGGACTTTTTCAGCTTTTGTTGTCGCTATTATCAAGTTGATCATCAAAGCAATAGGAGGGATATAA
- a CDS encoding YggS family pyridoxal phosphate-dependent enzyme codes for MDVEQNIKRIHQKIGAALRKSNRANENVTLVGATKTVDPETIQEAISCGLHDIGENRVQEMMTKYDRISGAKWHVIGTLQRNKVKYIIDKAAMIQSLESLPLAREIDHRAQKIGRVMPVLVQVNPANETSKSGLPVEEVSPFIESIFNLKNIKVMGLMMIAPYAEDPESVRPYFTIMKQLFDEVKQCNYPHTDMQYLSMGMSNDFETAVEEGSNMVRIGTALFGKRRTTEWQENS; via the coding sequence ATGGATGTAGAACAAAATATCAAACGGATCCATCAGAAAATCGGTGCAGCTCTCCGGAAATCCAACCGGGCAAACGAAAATGTAACTCTGGTCGGTGCAACAAAGACTGTGGATCCGGAGACGATACAGGAGGCGATTTCCTGTGGATTACACGACATTGGAGAAAACCGTGTCCAGGAGATGATGACAAAATACGATCGGATAAGCGGTGCAAAATGGCATGTCATTGGTACTTTGCAGCGTAACAAGGTGAAGTATATCATTGATAAGGCAGCCATGATCCAGTCTCTGGAAAGCCTGCCGCTTGCCAGGGAAATTGACCATCGTGCACAGAAGATCGGCAGGGTCATGCCGGTTTTGGTCCAGGTGAATCCGGCCAACGAGACAAGTAAATCCGGTCTTCCCGTGGAAGAGGTTTCTCCTTTCATCGAGTCCATATTCAACCTGAAAAATATCAAAGTGATGGGTCTGATGATGATCGCTCCCTATGCGGAAGATCCGGAGTCTGTAAGACCGTATTTTACCATCATGAAACAGTTGTTTGATGAAGTGAAGCAATGTAATTATCCACATACCGATATGCAATACCTTTCCATGGGGATGTCCAACGATTTTGAAACAGCTGTCGAGGAAGGATCCAATATGGTACGTATCGGTACCGCGTTATTTGGAAAAAGGAGGACAACGGAATGGCAGGAAAATTCATGA
- a CDS encoding STAS domain-containing protein, which produces MDILQEWKEQDKSWNISLSGEIDIYNAPELKSKLLDLLKQRKGDIQVDCKDLKYIDSTGLGVLISALRHVKDYGGSITIRNLKPYIQKIFRITGLDKVFIIEAQG; this is translated from the coding sequence ATGGATATCCTGCAAGAATGGAAGGAACAGGACAAATCCTGGAACATCTCTCTTTCCGGAGAGATCGATATTTATAATGCACCCGAGCTGAAGTCAAAGCTGCTGGACTTGCTGAAACAAAGAAAGGGAGATATACAGGTTGACTGTAAAGATCTGAAGTATATTGACAGTACCGGGCTGGGAGTACTGATCAGTGCGCTCCGCCACGTAAAGGATTACGGCGGAAGCATTACCATCCGGAATCTGAAGCCGTATATTCAGAAGATATTCCGGATCACCGGGCTGGACAAGGTATTTATCATTGAGGCACAGGGGTGA
- a CDS encoding TraR/DksA C4-type zinc finger protein → MKNNEQNYLKDKLQKKMEQQKEAFSLHKELGLDDSLRESSGELSYYDNHPADIGSETYEQEKQIALGRHSIRQISEVNAAIKRMEKGKYGFCESCGREISFERLDAMPETRLCMECEEQRRAETRKEKWNRKVEQNFQEPAIPHFSSGNKSASYDGEDALKDTQAYGSSSGPQDVASNGPVDYRHTWSENQEDQGYVEDVDRISNAVYRQQLPGTQDNDTDLSEKPIKEADYSAEKGRKKKKESN, encoded by the coding sequence ATGAAAAACAATGAGCAGAATTATTTGAAAGACAAGCTTCAGAAAAAGATGGAGCAGCAGAAGGAAGCTTTCTCCCTGCACAAGGAACTCGGACTGGATGATTCCCTGAGAGAATCATCAGGGGAACTGTCTTACTATGATAACCATCCGGCAGACATTGGCAGTGAAACTTATGAACAGGAAAAGCAGATCGCTCTGGGCAGACATTCCATACGGCAGATCAGTGAAGTAAATGCCGCCATAAAACGAATGGAGAAAGGGAAATATGGGTTCTGCGAATCCTGCGGCAGGGAAATCAGCTTTGAGAGACTGGATGCCATGCCGGAAACCAGATTGTGCATGGAATGCGAAGAGCAACGAAGAGCAGAAACCAGGAAAGAAAAATGGAACCGAAAGGTGGAACAGAATTTCCAGGAACCTGCAATCCCGCATTTTTCTTCTGGAAATAAAAGCGCTTCCTATGACGGAGAGGACGCTTTGAAGGACACACAGGCTTATGGCAGCTCAAGTGGTCCACAGGATGTTGCCTCCAACGGCCCTGTGGATTATCGGCACACCTGGTCCGAAAACCAGGAAGATCAGGGATATGTGGAAGACGTGGACCGCATCAGCAATGCGGTTTATCGGCAGCAATTACCGGGTACCCAGGATAATGATACGGATCTATCCGAAAAGCCGATAAAGGAAGCAGATTATTCCGCGGAAAAAGGGCGGAAGAAAAAGAAGGAAAGCAATTGA
- the lspA gene encoding signal peptidase II, with amino-acid sequence MLEIFIVLFLTAADRITKYLAVHYLKPLQSVPIWKGVFSLTYVENRGAAFGILQNKRWFLIVLPLVIIAAIVIYLITHREDSLLSKICLAVILGGAIGNLLDRILFGYVVDMFQLVFIDFPVFNIADTAVVCGTVLLAIQILFMDVSKS; translated from the coding sequence ATGCTGGAAATATTTATTGTTCTTTTTCTTACAGCAGCAGATCGAATCACAAAATATCTGGCAGTTCATTATCTGAAACCACTTCAATCCGTTCCCATATGGAAAGGGGTTTTCAGCCTGACTTATGTGGAAAACCGGGGGGCAGCCTTTGGAATCCTGCAAAACAAGAGGTGGTTCCTGATCGTTTTGCCATTGGTGATTATCGCAGCCATTGTAATTTATCTGATCACTCATCGGGAGGACAGCCTGCTGAGCAAAATCTGCCTTGCTGTTATTCTGGGCGGCGCCATCGGAAATTTGTTGGACCGTATCCTTTTTGGCTATGTGGTGGATATGTTTCAGCTTGTTTTTATTGATTTTCCGGTGTTCAACATAGCAGATACCGCAGTGGTGTGCGGTACGGTTCTGCTTGCCATTCAGATACTTTTTATGGATGTATCCAAATCGTGA
- the sepF gene encoding cell division protein SepF, whose product MAGKFMNKFLNFIGLEEDIMEEPEEETAEESQGTSREDLIEPTFQAKNKKGKVVNIHQSSYVKVVVYQALTYDDTQNIVDNLKNRKPIIVNLDSLEQELAQRVLDFMSGAVYALDGTIQKVSKSIFVLVPSNIDIVGNIPEDFKGKSFYTLGTSADKE is encoded by the coding sequence ATGGCAGGAAAATTCATGAACAAGTTTTTGAACTTTATCGGTCTGGAAGAGGATATCATGGAAGAGCCCGAAGAGGAAACGGCAGAAGAATCCCAGGGTACATCCAGGGAAGATTTGATTGAGCCTACATTTCAGGCAAAAAACAAGAAAGGCAAGGTAGTGAATATTCATCAATCTTCTTATGTTAAAGTAGTGGTCTATCAGGCACTGACTTACGACGACACCCAGAATATCGTTGATAATCTCAAGAATCGGAAACCCATCATTGTGAATCTGGATTCCCTGGAACAGGAACTGGCCCAGAGGGTTCTGGATTTCATGAGCGGAGCAGTCTATGCCCTGGATGGTACAATCCAAAAAGTGTCAAAGAGTATTTTTGTTCTGGTCCCCAGCAATATTGACATTGTAGGAAACATTCCGGAAGATTTCAAGGGGAAAAGCTTTTATACACTTGGTACCAGCGCGGATAAGGAATAG